The Oceanispirochaeta sp. genomic sequence CAGATCCGCTATCAGTAGGGCATTCTGTTTGAGCTGCTCTTCCAGGAGAAGAATCCCGAAATAGATCTGGTTGACCCTGCTCTTCAGGGAGTAGAGTTCAACATCCAGGATTTTTCTGTCCACTTGAGAGGAGGCATTGATTATCTGTTTCCGGGAAGAAGTCCTCCCCCCGTCCCAGAGGGGCTGATTCAAATCAAGGAGAATCTGATACTGATCTTTAGACATCTCTTCCATTGAGACTCCAGGCAGGGAGAGGGGGAAGGCTGTGACTTCAGACTGATAAGATGCCTTACCCGACAGGGTCAAACGGGGCATATACATCGTATTGGCTCCGTCCAGAGAGAAGTTCCGGGCTTTTTCTATCAGCCCCGACTGTCGTATCGAGGGATAGAGCTCCAGAGCTTTTATCTGGCACTCTTCCAGGCTTATCTGGGCATGAAGGGAGGCTCCTATCATCAATGCCAATCCTAGTAAAAACTTTTTTTTCATAGTTTCCTCTTTTTTCTGGTGTCAGGCTGTTCAGAATTATTTCAATGTTTTGCTTTTTTCTTTTCCGGGCATATTCTCTGAACTTTTCCTTTTTTAAATCAAGGACTTCCTTCAGGATCGGATGGAGTAAAAAGACCGAAATATTAAGAGATAAAATTGTGATGAACAGTTCCAGAGTCTCCATTTTTCGGATTTTCCCCTCTTGTATGGCCTTTTTCATATCAGAATCCAGGCGGCTGTATACATTTGTTGCCATGGGGGCAAACTTCTCCTTCAGTATTCCGATCCTTGATGGATTTGTTGTCATCTCATTCAGAATAAAGAAGGGAAGGCGGGAATTGACTGAAATAAGTTCAAAATGATTATCAATAATCCTCTTCAATTTCTCTTCGAAGGGAAGATCCATGTTGCCTATATCTTCAAAAACAGTAAGGAACGCTTTAATCTTCCTTTCAAATATGGCCTGGAAAAGCTTCTCTTTAGTCCTGAAGTAGTAATGCACCAGTGTCTGGTTGCAGCCGGCTTTTTTAGCAATTTCAGTGGTTGAAGTGGATGCGGACCCTTTCTCCATGAAGAGATCTTCCGCCGATTCGATGATGAGCTGCTCCATCTGTTTGTGTTCTTTTGGACTCATGGGATCATCCTTGTTAATACGTGTATTTAATAGGTCTATTAAATACACGTATTAGATGTTTGTCAAGAGCCGGTTTCCCTCCTGATTTATTTTAAATGTCAGAGGGCTGCTCATTTTGATATTTGAAAATGTGTGGTTCAAAGACTATCCTTGTGATTGAGATGAAATATCAGGAGAGTCAAATGACAGTTGATGAAAGAAATAGACTTATTGCTTTATATAAAGAAGGTCCGGAAAAATTAAGGATTTGTTTAAGTACTATTCCTGTTGAAGCCTTCGAGTATAAACCGGGTCCTGAGCGTTGGAGCATTCATGAGATCGTTGTGCATATCATTGACTCTGATCTTAACTCACTCATGCGTTTTAACGGTACTATTGCCGAGGCTGGCCGCGAACTTCCTGTTTATAATCAGGAACTCTGGGTCGCAAAATTATTTACACCCCAGAAAACTGTTCCTCTTTGCCTGAACCTGCTTGAGGCTTTCAGAGAGTATAACGGGATACTCCTGGACTCTGTTAAAGAAGGGGACTGGAAGAACTCAGTTGTCCATCCTGAACGAGGGGTTATAACGTTGGAAAAGGTATTGCAAATGTATACAAATCATATCCATGATCATATAAAACAGATTGAAAAGACCCATGATACATGGCAGAAACAGCAAAGAGGTGAGTATGTCGATCCTGATAGATCTTTGATCTATATCTGATTATATCAGAAAAAAAGGGCAATCCCTCAGGAATGCCCTTTTGCATCAAATATTTCAAAAATTAGATAAACATATTG encodes the following:
- a CDS encoding DinB family protein; this encodes MTVDERNRLIALYKEGPEKLRICLSTIPVEAFEYKPGPERWSIHEIVVHIIDSDLNSLMRFNGTIAEAGRELPVYNQELWVAKLFTPQKTVPLCLNLLEAFREYNGILLDSVKEGDWKNSVVHPERGVITLEKVLQMYTNHIHDHIKQIEKTHDTWQKQQRGEYVDPDRSLIYI
- a CDS encoding TetR/AcrR family transcriptional regulator — encoded protein: MSPKEHKQMEQLIIESAEDLFMEKGSASTSTTEIAKKAGCNQTLVHYYFRTKEKLFQAIFERKIKAFLTVFEDIGNMDLPFEEKLKRIIDNHFELISVNSRLPFFILNEMTTNPSRIGILKEKFAPMATNVYSRLDSDMKKAIQEGKIRKMETLELFITILSLNISVFLLHPILKEVLDLKKEKFREYARKRKKQNIEIILNSLTPEKRGNYEKKVFTRIGIDDRSLPSCPDKPGRVPDKSSGALSLDTTVGADRKSPELLSGRSQYDVYAPFDPVG